One segment of Niveibacterium microcysteis DNA contains the following:
- a CDS encoding ABC transporter substrate-binding protein, which yields MFMLRLATAALAAALTLPALAAKTLVYCSEGSPEGFNSQFFTTNTTHDAASAQLMNRLVEFEVGTTNIVPGLATSWEISPDGLAYTFHLRRGVKFHTTPKFKPTRDFNADDVMYSWYRMADPNHPFHKNSPGQTYAYFEDMGMARIVEKLEKLDDYTVRFKLRQPEAPFLANMAMDFMSILSAEHAEKMKAAGSPELIDREPVGTGPFQLVSYQKDAVIRYKAHEQYWDGRPAIDNLIFAITPDASVRYAKIKAGECQLMAFPKPADLAQMKADPALNLMSKEGLNIGYIAFNVEKKPFDDKRVRQALNMAINKKAILDTIYQGAGQMAKNPIPPIMWGYNDRVKDYDYSPDKAKALLAQAGLKDGFEMELWYLPVQRPYNPDGKRMGELIQADLAKVGVRVKLITYEWGEYRKRSKAGEHQAIMFGWSGDNGDPDNFFTPLLSCDAVKGGGNNAKWCNKEFDDLIAKATRTADRKERAKLYEKAQEIVKDEAPWVPIAHSVRFEPVRKEVKNYKMAAVPVSHFLSKVDLAK from the coding sequence ATGTTTATGTTGCGCCTCGCCACGGCCGCGCTCGCTGCCGCGCTCACGCTGCCCGCCCTCGCCGCGAAGACCCTCGTGTACTGCTCTGAGGGCAGCCCAGAGGGGTTCAATTCGCAGTTCTTCACCACCAACACCACGCATGACGCGGCTTCTGCCCAGCTGATGAACCGTCTGGTCGAGTTCGAGGTCGGCACTACCAACATCGTGCCGGGGCTCGCGACCAGCTGGGAAATCTCGCCCGATGGCCTCGCCTACACCTTCCACCTGCGCCGCGGCGTGAAGTTCCACACCACGCCAAAGTTCAAACCGACGCGCGACTTCAACGCCGACGACGTGATGTACTCGTGGTACCGCATGGCGGACCCGAACCACCCCTTCCATAAGAACAGCCCCGGCCAGACCTACGCCTACTTCGAGGACATGGGCATGGCCCGCATCGTCGAGAAGCTGGAGAAGCTCGACGACTACACCGTGCGATTCAAGCTACGCCAGCCCGAGGCGCCCTTCCTCGCCAACATGGCGATGGACTTCATGTCCATCCTCTCGGCCGAGCATGCCGAGAAGATGAAGGCCGCCGGCTCGCCCGAACTGATCGACCGCGAACCGGTCGGCACCGGCCCCTTCCAGCTGGTCAGCTACCAGAAGGACGCCGTGATCCGCTACAAGGCCCATGAGCAGTACTGGGACGGCCGCCCCGCGATCGACAACCTGATCTTCGCGATCACGCCGGACGCATCGGTGCGTTACGCCAAGATCAAGGCCGGCGAATGCCAGCTGATGGCTTTCCCGAAGCCCGCCGACCTCGCCCAGATGAAGGCCGACCCGGCGCTGAACCTGATGAGCAAGGAAGGGCTCAACATCGGCTACATCGCCTTCAACGTCGAGAAGAAGCCCTTCGACGACAAACGCGTCCGGCAAGCGCTGAACATGGCGATCAACAAGAAGGCGATCCTCGACACGATCTACCAGGGCGCGGGGCAGATGGCGAAGAACCCGATCCCGCCGATCATGTGGGGCTACAACGACCGCGTGAAGGACTACGACTACTCACCGGACAAAGCCAAGGCCTTGCTCGCACAGGCCGGCCTGAAGGACGGCTTCGAGATGGAACTGTGGTATCTGCCGGTTCAGCGCCCCTACAACCCGGACGGCAAGCGCATGGGCGAGCTGATCCAGGCGGATCTCGCCAAGGTCGGCGTGCGGGTCAAGCTCATCACTTACGAATGGGGCGAGTACCGCAAGCGCAGCAAGGCCGGCGAACACCAGGCCATCATGTTTGGCTGGTCCGGCGACAATGGTGACCCGGACAACTTCTTCACCCCGCTGCTCTCCTGCGATGCGGTGAAGGGGGGCGGCAACAACGCCAAGTGGTGCAACAAGGAATTCGACGATCTGATCGCCAAGGCCACCCGCACCGCCGATCGCAAGGAGCGTGCGAAGCTCTACGAGAAGGCGCAGGAGATCGTGAAGGACGAAGCGCCCTGGGTGCCGATCGCCCACTCGGTCCGCTTCGAGCCCGTGCGCAAGGAAGTGAAGAACTACAAAATGGCGGCGGTGCCGGTCAGCCACTTCCTCTCCAAAGTCGACCTCGCGAAATAG
- a CDS encoding LysR family transcriptional regulator, translating to MLELRHLRSLIAIADSGKLASAAERVHLTQSALSHQIRNVEAHFGMALFQRTPGGLRFTAAGERLLRLARETIAAVGEAERDLMRLRDDQRGQLRIVLECHTCFDWLMPVMDEFRRRWPEVEVDLVAGFHADPMGLLDADQADLVIGAAPTPRRGRVTAPLFRFEILAVLPNDHRLRSKRRLSAEDFVGETLITYPVPEERIDLIRQVLQPAGVHLERRTTELTVAIMQLVASRRGIAALPNWGVKNYVDYQYVTAKPIGPNGLWSELHATALAPLMQRPFAQDMLAIIRERCAATLDGIALIDAG from the coding sequence ATGCTGGAGCTCCGCCATCTGCGTTCCCTGATTGCGATTGCCGACAGCGGCAAGCTGGCCAGCGCCGCCGAGCGCGTGCATCTGACCCAATCCGCGCTGTCGCATCAGATCCGCAACGTCGAGGCACACTTCGGCATGGCCTTGTTCCAGCGCACGCCGGGCGGCTTGCGCTTTACCGCGGCTGGCGAGCGCCTGCTGCGGCTGGCGCGCGAGACCATCGCTGCAGTGGGCGAAGCGGAGCGCGATCTGATGCGCCTGCGCGACGATCAGCGCGGGCAATTGCGCATCGTGCTCGAGTGCCACACCTGCTTCGACTGGCTGATGCCCGTGATGGATGAATTCCGGCGCCGTTGGCCGGAAGTGGAAGTCGATCTGGTGGCGGGTTTCCATGCCGACCCGATGGGCCTGCTCGATGCGGACCAGGCGGATCTGGTGATCGGCGCGGCGCCCACACCGCGACGCGGCCGCGTCACCGCACCGCTGTTCCGCTTCGAGATTCTCGCGGTGCTGCCGAACGACCATCGCCTGCGCAGCAAGCGCCGTTTGAGCGCCGAGGACTTCGTCGGCGAGACGCTGATTACCTACCCGGTGCCCGAAGAACGCATCGATCTGATCCGCCAGGTCTTGCAGCCGGCCGGCGTGCACCTGGAACGCCGGACGACCGAGCTGACGGTGGCGATCATGCAGCTAGTGGCAAGTCGGCGAGGTATCGCCGCGCTACCGAACTGGGGCGTGAAGAACTATGTTGATTACCAGTACGTCACCGCAAAACCGATCGGGCCGAACGGATTGTGGTCGGAGCTGCACGCCACCGCGCTGGCACCGCTGATGCAGCGCCCGTTTGCGCAGGACATGCTCGCGATCATCCGCGAACGCTGCGCCGCGACGCTGGACGGCATCGCATTGATCGACGCGGGCTGA
- a CDS encoding GNAT family N-acetyltransferase, whose amino-acid sequence MHTIIETERLRLRPFVEADAAAYMPLVTDPDVVRYAGGPGPDTLEGVREILRSAPLADYARYGYGRFACEWKASGELVGFSGLKYLPEFNETELGYRFLTRYWGQGLATEAGLASLQFAKNTLGLARVISVIHPDNHASKRVVQKLGFRLETHREYPPLPGVQVEIWAGDLR is encoded by the coding sequence ATGCACACGATCATCGAGACCGAACGCCTGCGCCTGCGCCCTTTCGTCGAAGCTGATGCCGCGGCCTACATGCCGCTGGTGACCGACCCGGATGTGGTGCGCTACGCCGGCGGCCCCGGGCCGGATACGCTGGAAGGCGTGCGCGAGATCCTGAGATCCGCGCCACTAGCCGACTACGCACGCTACGGCTACGGCCGTTTTGCCTGCGAGTGGAAAGCCAGCGGCGAGCTGGTCGGATTCAGCGGCCTCAAGTACCTGCCGGAATTCAATGAAACCGAACTCGGCTATCGCTTTCTCACCCGCTACTGGGGGCAAGGGCTTGCCACCGAGGCGGGGCTCGCTTCGCTTCAGTTCGCAAAGAACACGCTGGGCCTCGCACGGGTGATCTCGGTGATCCACCCCGACAACCACGCCTCCAAGCGCGTCGTGCAGAAGCTGGGATTCAGGCTCGAAACGCATCGCGAATACCCGCCCTTGCCCGGTGTGCAGGTGGAGATCTGGGCCGGCGATTTGCGCTGA
- a CDS encoding dipeptide ABC transporter ATP-binding protein → MSEILFEARDLSRHYQVPQGLFRAKAVVRALDGVSFGVMAGHTLAVVGESGCGKSTLARQITMLETPTAGTLVLDGHDLATASKATLRQLRPMVQMVFQNPYASLNPRKRIGSILEEPLKIHTTFNAAERADRARAMMARVGLRPEHYERYPHMFSGGQRQRLAIARALMTQPKLVVADEPVSALDVSIQAQVLNLLMDLQAETNVAYVFISHNLAVVEHIADEVMVMYLGRVVEQGPARAVFDTALHPYTRALLAATPRLDPAERGERAIVRGEPPSPLAPPRGCAYASRCPLAQARCRDEAPQLRELGGHRVACHFAEASG, encoded by the coding sequence ATGAGCGAAATCCTGTTTGAAGCGCGCGATCTGAGCCGGCACTACCAAGTGCCGCAGGGGCTGTTCCGCGCCAAGGCGGTGGTACGTGCGCTCGATGGCGTGAGTTTTGGCGTCATGGCCGGCCACACGCTGGCGGTGGTCGGTGAGTCCGGCTGTGGCAAGAGCACGCTGGCGCGCCAGATCACGATGCTCGAAACGCCGACCGCCGGCACGCTGGTACTCGACGGCCACGACCTTGCTACTGCCTCTAAAGCCACACTGCGGCAACTGCGGCCGATGGTGCAGATGGTGTTCCAGAACCCCTATGCGAGCCTCAATCCGCGCAAACGCATCGGCAGCATCCTGGAAGAGCCGCTGAAGATACACACCACCTTCAATGCAGCAGAACGCGCCGACCGCGCACGGGCAATGATGGCCCGCGTCGGGCTTCGGCCTGAGCACTACGAGCGCTATCCGCACATGTTCTCGGGCGGGCAACGGCAGCGTTTGGCGATAGCGCGTGCGCTGATGACGCAGCCCAAGCTGGTGGTGGCCGACGAACCGGTTTCCGCGCTCGATGTGTCGATCCAGGCGCAGGTGCTCAACCTACTGATGGATCTGCAGGCAGAGACGAACGTCGCCTACGTGTTCATCTCGCACAACCTCGCGGTGGTCGAACACATTGCTGATGAAGTGATGGTGATGTACCTCGGCCGCGTTGTCGAACAAGGGCCGGCGAGAGCGGTGTTCGACACCGCGCTACACCCCTACACCCGCGCGCTGCTCGCCGCCACGCCGCGACTTGATCCGGCGGAACGTGGCGAACGCGCGATCGTGCGCGGCGAGCCGCCATCACCCCTCGCGCCGCCGCGCGGCTGCGCCTACGCCAGCCGTTGCCCGTTGGCGCAGGCGCGCTGCCGCGACGAAGCACCGCAGCTACGCGAGCTTGGCGGCCACCGTGTGGCCTGCCATTTCGCCGAAGCCTCAGGCTGA
- the yedF gene encoding sulfurtransferase-like selenium metabolism protein YedF translates to MSSNAYANTVIVVGNDGLGHGDDTLRRKVIGTYFRTLFESGNLPRAILFYTRGVLLSADDSPCLAELKALSDAGVPLIICRTCLEYFNLMDRVAVGEIGNMLNVIEAQGAAEKVITL, encoded by the coding sequence ATGTCCAGCAACGCCTACGCCAACACCGTCATCGTCGTCGGTAACGACGGCCTCGGCCATGGCGACGACACACTGCGCCGCAAGGTCATCGGCACCTACTTCCGCACGCTGTTCGAAAGCGGCAACCTGCCCCGGGCGATCCTGTTCTACACCCGCGGCGTGCTGCTCTCGGCGGACGACTCGCCTTGCCTCGCCGAACTGAAGGCGCTCTCTGATGCCGGCGTACCGCTGATCATCTGCCGCACCTGCCTCGAATACTTCAACCTGATGGACCGCGTCGCCGTCGGCGAAATCGGCAACATGCTGAACGTGATCGAGGCACAAGGCGCAGCGGAGAAGGTCATCACCCTCTGA
- a CDS encoding ABC transporter permease subunit — MLAFLFKRLAVVIPTFLGITLLVFSLIRMIPGDPVEALSGERGMEPERYARLMHEFGLDRPLPVQYGEFVWRALHGDLGFSIVSHEPVLREFLDRFPATFELALCAILFAMLIGIPAGMLAAVKRNTPVDYGVMGVSLAGYSMPIFWWALLLILFFSVHLGWTPVSGRLDILFDPPKVTGLMLIDAWLSGEEGAFRSAASHLILPTIALGTIPLATLARMTRSAMLEVLREDYIRAARAKGLSPFRVVVKHALRNALIPVVTVLGLQVGVLMGGAVLTETIFAWPGIGKWLIEAIHRRDYPVVQGGILLTATLVIVVNLVVDLLYGVINPRIRHPR; from the coding sequence ATGCTCGCCTTCCTGTTCAAACGCCTCGCCGTCGTGATCCCGACCTTCCTCGGGATCACGCTGCTGGTCTTCTCGCTGATCCGCATGATCCCCGGCGATCCGGTCGAGGCGCTGTCGGGCGAGCGTGGCATGGAGCCGGAGCGCTATGCGCGGCTGATGCATGAGTTCGGGCTGGATCGGCCGCTGCCGGTGCAGTACGGCGAATTCGTATGGCGTGCGTTGCACGGTGATCTCGGCTTTTCGATCGTCAGCCACGAGCCGGTGCTGCGCGAGTTCCTCGACCGCTTCCCCGCCACTTTCGAGCTGGCGCTGTGCGCGATCCTGTTCGCGATGCTGATCGGCATCCCGGCCGGCATGCTCGCCGCGGTGAAGCGCAACACGCCGGTGGACTATGGCGTGATGGGCGTGTCGCTGGCCGGTTACTCGATGCCGATCTTCTGGTGGGCGCTGCTGCTGATCCTGTTCTTCTCGGTGCATCTGGGCTGGACGCCGGTGTCCGGGCGCCTCGACATCCTGTTCGATCCACCCAAGGTCACCGGGCTGATGCTGATCGATGCGTGGCTCTCGGGCGAGGAAGGGGCGTTCCGCTCAGCCGCCTCGCACCTGATTTTGCCGACCATCGCGCTCGGCACGATCCCGCTCGCCACGCTCGCGCGCATGACACGCAGCGCGATGCTCGAAGTGCTGCGCGAAGACTACATTCGCGCGGCGCGCGCGAAGGGGCTCTCGCCTTTCAGGGTGGTCGTAAAGCATGCGCTGCGCAACGCGCTGATCCCGGTCGTCACGGTGCTGGGTTTGCAGGTCGGCGTGCTGATGGGCGGCGCCGTGCTGACCGAAACCATCTTCGCCTGGCCGGGCATCGGCAAGTGGCTGATCGAAGCCATCCACCGCCGCGACTACCCGGTGGTGCAAGGCGGCATCCTGCTCACGGCCACCCTGGTGATCGTCGTGAACCTCGTCGTCGACCTGCTCTACGGCGTGATCAACCCGCGCATCAGGCATCCGCGATGA
- a CDS encoding oligopeptide/dipeptide ABC transporter ATP-binding protein — MALLEVRQLRVAFGAARQPLHAVDGLDLTLEAGEVVGLVGESGSGKSVASLALMGLVDAPGRVSAERLAFDGRDLLAMRAAERRRLLGRDIAMVFQDPSTSLNPCFTVGDQIIETLAVHEGGSRRSLRARALELLQQVEIPDAAQRLDAYPHQLSGGMSQRVMIAMAIACNPRLLIADEPTTALDVTVQAQVLQLLLRLQRERGMALLLITHDLAVVSEVAQRVVVMYAGQVMETGPVPAIFTAPQHPYTRALLEALPEHNRGGERLQSLPGVVPGQFDRPAGCLLAPRCRFAEARCAAERPALVTSGVGTVRCHFPLDAQGASQGHTAEAAR; from the coding sequence ATGGCGCTGCTTGAAGTGCGCCAGTTGCGGGTGGCGTTCGGCGCGGCGCGTCAGCCGCTGCACGCGGTCGACGGGCTTGACCTGACGCTGGAGGCCGGTGAAGTCGTGGGCCTCGTCGGCGAATCGGGCTCCGGCAAGAGCGTCGCGTCGCTCGCGCTGATGGGGCTGGTCGACGCGCCGGGCCGTGTCAGCGCCGAGCGGCTGGCCTTCGACGGCCGCGACCTGCTCGCGATGCGCGCGGCCGAACGCCGCCGCCTGCTGGGCCGTGACATCGCGATGGTGTTCCAGGACCCCAGTACCAGCCTGAACCCCTGCTTCACCGTCGGCGATCAGATCATCGAAACGCTCGCGGTACACGAAGGCGGTTCGCGGCGCAGCCTGCGCGCCCGCGCGCTGGAACTGCTGCAGCAAGTCGAGATTCCCGATGCCGCGCAGCGCCTCGATGCGTATCCGCACCAGCTCTCCGGCGGCATGAGCCAGCGCGTGATGATCGCGATGGCGATCGCCTGCAACCCGCGCCTGCTGATCGCCGATGAGCCAACGACCGCGCTGGATGTGACGGTGCAGGCCCAGGTACTGCAACTGCTGCTGCGCCTGCAACGCGAACGCGGCATGGCATTGCTGCTTATCACGCACGACCTTGCCGTGGTCTCGGAAGTGGCACAACGGGTGGTGGTGATGTACGCCGGGCAAGTGATGGAGACCGGCCCGGTGCCCGCGATCTTCACAGCGCCGCAGCATCCCTACACGCGCGCGCTGCTCGAAGCCCTGCCGGAACACAACCGCGGTGGCGAGCGCCTGCAGAGCTTGCCCGGCGTGGTGCCTGGGCAGTTCGACCGCCCCGCCGGCTGCCTGCTCGCGCCGCGCTGCCGATTTGCCGAAGCACGCTGCGCCGCCGAACGCCCTGCCCTCGTCACCAGCGGCGTCGGCACGGTGCGCTGCCATTTCCCGCTCGACGCTCAGGGCGCATCGCAAGGCCACACGGCCGAGGCGGCGCGATGA
- the metE gene encoding 5-methyltetrahydropteroyltriglutamate--homocysteine S-methyltransferase, producing the protein MTTIHTLGYPRIGAQRELKFALEACWRGETDVAALEACGARLRTANWQRQQNAGLTRVTVGDFSFYDPMLDHARMFGATPARFGELGNRLDAVFALARGTPSQPALDMTKWFDTNYHYLVPEIEADTPFRLDASVLLAAVREAQALGHAPKPVLIGPLSFLYLSRSATPGHGLLARAAELAECYASLLAELAGLGVEWVQIDEPILALELPADWLAAFAPVYAHLAAQGPKRLLATYFDSVSAHADVILKLPIDGLHLDLVRAPAQVQAFLPRLPAHWVLSAGIVDGRNVWRCDLDAALAVLQPLHARLGDRLWLAPSCSLLHVPLTLQQETRLDVELRNWLAFADEKLAELAVLARALDHGADAVAAELAVARAACQSRQHSPRVQVNAVRERVAAIRPEMARRASPYARRAPAQRKRFQLPLLPTTTIGSFPQTPAIRALRAAWKRRELGELAYLGGVREAIADAIARQEALGFDVLVHGEAERNDMVEFFADKLCGFAFTEHAWVQSYGSRCVKPPLIFGDVWRPEAMTVDTARYAQSLTAKPVKGMLTGPVTMLQWSFVRDDLPREAVLKQLALAIRAEVLDLEAAGIGIIQIDEPAFREGLPLKESAWRAALAAAVQAFGLAAGGVADETQIHTHMCYSEFNTVLPAIAAMDADVITIETSRSNMALLDAFGEFEYPNEIGPGVYDIHSPRIPSEADMLHLLERACSVVPVGRLWVNPDCGLKTRGWPETEAALAAMVRAAHAMRARLAEHISAPASEPVSA; encoded by the coding sequence ATGACAACGATTCACACCCTTGGATATCCGCGCATTGGCGCTCAGCGCGAGCTCAAGTTCGCGCTTGAGGCCTGCTGGCGCGGCGAAACCGATGTTGCCGCGCTCGAAGCCTGTGGCGCTCGCCTGCGCACGGCGAACTGGCAGCGCCAACAGAACGCGGGCCTCACTCGCGTTACCGTCGGCGACTTCAGCTTCTACGACCCGATGCTGGACCACGCACGCATGTTTGGCGCCACGCCGGCCCGTTTCGGTGAGCTGGGCAACCGCCTCGACGCCGTGTTTGCGCTGGCCCGCGGCACGCCATCGCAGCCCGCGCTCGACATGACCAAGTGGTTTGACACCAACTACCACTATCTCGTACCCGAGATTGAGGCCGATACGCCCTTCCGGCTCGACGCATCGGTGCTGCTGGCCGCAGTGCGCGAAGCGCAGGCCCTCGGCCATGCGCCCAAGCCGGTGCTGATCGGGCCGCTGAGTTTTCTCTACCTCTCGCGCAGCGCCACGCCGGGCCATGGGTTGCTGGCCCGCGCCGCGGAGCTGGCCGAGTGTTACGCGAGCCTCCTGGCGGAACTGGCAGGGCTCGGCGTCGAGTGGGTGCAGATCGACGAACCGATCCTCGCGCTGGAGTTGCCGGCAGACTGGCTGGCGGCCTTCGCGCCGGTGTACGCACACCTTGCCGCGCAGGGGCCCAAGCGCCTGCTCGCCACTTACTTCGACAGCGTCAGCGCGCATGCTGATGTGATCCTCAAGCTGCCGATCGACGGCTTGCACCTCGACCTCGTGCGCGCCCCTGCGCAGGTGCAGGCTTTCCTGCCGAGACTGCCGGCCCACTGGGTGCTTTCCGCCGGCATCGTCGATGGCCGCAACGTCTGGCGCTGCGATCTCGACGCCGCGCTCGCCGTCTTGCAGCCGCTGCACGCGCGCTTGGGCGATCGGTTGTGGCTGGCGCCGTCGTGCTCGCTGCTACATGTGCCGCTCACGCTGCAGCAGGAAACGCGGCTCGATGTGGAGCTGCGCAACTGGCTTGCCTTCGCCGACGAGAAGCTTGCGGAGCTCGCCGTGCTTGCACGCGCGCTGGACCACGGCGCTGACGCGGTCGCGGCTGAACTGGCTGTCGCACGTGCGGCGTGCCAGTCGCGCCAGCATTCGCCGCGGGTTCAGGTCAACGCGGTGCGCGAGCGTGTCGCCGCAATCCGCCCGGAGATGGCCCGGCGCGCGAGCCCCTATGCCCGACGCGCGCCGGCGCAGCGCAAACGCTTCCAGCTGCCCTTGCTGCCGACCACGACGATCGGCTCATTCCCGCAGACGCCAGCGATCCGTGCGCTGCGGGCGGCCTGGAAGCGGCGTGAGCTGGGCGAACTGGCTTACCTCGGTGGCGTGCGCGAGGCGATCGCCGATGCGATTGCGCGGCAGGAGGCGCTGGGGTTCGATGTGCTCGTCCACGGCGAAGCCGAGCGCAACGACATGGTCGAGTTCTTCGCCGACAAGCTGTGCGGCTTTGCCTTCACCGAGCATGCCTGGGTGCAGAGCTACGGCTCGCGTTGCGTGAAGCCGCCGCTGATCTTCGGCGATGTGTGGCGGCCGGAAGCGATGACCGTCGACACCGCGCGCTACGCACAGTCGCTGACCGCGAAGCCGGTGAAGGGCATGCTGACCGGCCCAGTGACGATGCTGCAGTGGTCATTCGTACGCGACGATCTGCCGCGCGAGGCGGTGCTCAAACAACTTGCGCTGGCGATTCGCGCCGAGGTGCTGGATCTCGAGGCCGCCGGCATCGGCATCATCCAGATCGACGAGCCAGCCTTCCGCGAAGGCCTGCCGCTGAAGGAAAGCGCTTGGCGTGCGGCACTGGCGGCTGCGGTGCAGGCCTTCGGCCTTGCGGCCGGCGGGGTTGCCGACGAGACGCAGATCCACACCCACATGTGCTACTCGGAATTCAACACCGTGTTGCCCGCGATTGCCGCGATGGATGCGGACGTAATCACGATCGAGACCTCGCGCTCCAACATGGCCTTGCTCGATGCCTTCGGCGAGTTCGAGTATCCGAACGAAATCGGGCCGGGTGTCTACGACATCCACTCGCCGCGCATACCGTCGGAGGCTGACATGCTGCATCTGCTCGAGCGAGCGTGTTCAGTCGTACCGGTCGGGCGGCTGTGGGTCAACCCGGATTGCGGTCTGAAGACGCGCGGCTGGCCCGAAACCGAAGCCGCGCTCGCTGCAATGGTGCGCGCTGCACACGCGATGCGTGCGCGGCTCGCTGAGCACATCAGCGCGCCAGCGAGCGAGCCGGTCTCAGCCTGA
- a CDS encoding GNAT family N-acetyltransferase produces MSEDRIRLRRMALLDAPAVSALSGELGYPTETARMIARLAAILDREDHAAFVATRGDAILGWGHAFVCQFVESDAFVEIGGLVVGEAARGQGVGSKLVEAIAGWARTQGVAEVRVRSNIKRGRAHAFYKSRGFVETKAQLVFARPLLQPAQDEASDGAA; encoded by the coding sequence ATGAGCGAGGACAGGATTCGCTTGCGCCGCATGGCGCTGCTCGATGCACCGGCGGTCTCTGCACTCTCCGGCGAGCTGGGCTATCCGACTGAGACCGCCCGCATGATCGCGCGCCTCGCTGCAATTCTTGATCGCGAAGACCATGCCGCGTTCGTGGCAACCCGCGGCGACGCGATCCTTGGTTGGGGGCACGCCTTCGTGTGCCAGTTCGTCGAGAGCGATGCCTTCGTCGAGATCGGTGGGCTCGTGGTCGGTGAGGCCGCGCGCGGCCAAGGTGTAGGCAGCAAGCTGGTGGAGGCGATCGCGGGATGGGCGCGGACCCAAGGGGTAGCCGAAGTTCGGGTGCGATCGAACATCAAGCGCGGCCGCGCCCATGCCTTCTACAAATCGCGCGGCTTCGTCGAGACCAAGGCACAGCTGGTGTTCGCGCGGCCGTTGCTGCAGCCGGCGCAGGATGAGGCGAGCGATGGCGCTGCTTGA
- a CDS encoding ABC transporter permease subunit produces MNRPTHPLLELWRDFARNPGAVGGLVVVLALLFCALFAEVLAPHSPIEQYRDAILTPPAWAEGGRAEFLLGTDPVGRDLLSRLIFGARLSLGIGLVSVSLSLGFGILLGLVAGFSRGWVGTAVMRLMDILLALPSLLLAVAVVAVLGPGLINAMYAIAIVLLPHYVRLTRAAVVSERDKEYVQASRIAGAGTLRLMFITVLPNCLAPLIVQATLGFSTAILDAAALGFLGLGAQPPASEWGAMLAGAMEFIQSAWWVVTLPGIAIFVAVLAFNLMGDGLRDALDPKLKR; encoded by the coding sequence ATGAATCGCCCGACGCATCCGCTTCTTGAACTCTGGCGCGACTTCGCGCGCAACCCTGGCGCCGTGGGCGGCCTCGTCGTCGTGCTCGCGCTGCTGTTCTGCGCACTGTTCGCCGAAGTGCTGGCGCCACACTCGCCAATTGAGCAATACCGCGACGCGATACTCACGCCGCCCGCATGGGCCGAGGGCGGGCGAGCCGAGTTCCTGCTCGGCACCGACCCGGTCGGCCGCGATCTGCTCTCACGCCTGATCTTCGGGGCACGCCTGTCGCTCGGCATCGGCCTCGTGTCGGTGTCGCTGTCGCTCGGTTTCGGCATCCTGCTGGGCCTCGTCGCCGGCTTCTCGCGCGGCTGGGTCGGTACCGCGGTGATGCGGCTGATGGACATCCTGCTGGCGCTCCCCTCACTGCTGCTCGCCGTCGCGGTCGTCGCGGTGCTGGGGCCAGGCCTTATCAACGCGATGTACGCCATCGCCATCGTGCTGCTGCCGCACTACGTTCGCCTCACGCGCGCCGCGGTGGTCAGCGAACGCGACAAGGAATATGTGCAAGCCTCGCGCATCGCGGGCGCCGGCACGCTGCGGCTGATGTTCATCACGGTGCTGCCGAACTGCCTTGCGCCGCTGATCGTGCAGGCGACGCTGGGTTTCTCGACCGCGATCCTCGACGCTGCGGCACTCGGCTTCCTCGGCCTCGGCGCGCAGCCGCCAGCCTCCGAGTGGGGCGCGATGCTCGCCGGCGCGATGGAGTTCATCCAGTCCGCATGGTGGGTCGTCACCCTGCCCGGCATCGCGATCTTCGTCGCCGTGCTGGCCTTCAACCTGATGGGAGACGGGTTGCGCGACGCGCTCGACCCGAAGCTGAAACGATGA